A window from Hoeflea sp. IMCC20628 encodes these proteins:
- a CDS encoding ABC transporter ATP-binding protein, whose protein sequence is MSSLLSVENLRISFPSRQGPVEVVRGVSFELGRERLGIVGESGSGKSQTGRAILGLTPVTGTATAGRLEFDGIDLRNATPKQWRGLRGARMSMVMQDPKFSLNPVMTIGKQIMEAVKLHGGKSEARDKSIAMLEAVQIRDPDRVMAAYPHELSGGMGQRAMIAMMLVTEPDLLIADEPTSALDVTVQIEVLRILDNLVTERGMSLIFISHDLKLVSTFCDRVLVMYAGQVVEELAASKMHEAQHPYTRGLLNCLPKISSDVRPLPVLTRDDAWLD, encoded by the coding sequence ATGAGTTCACTGCTGTCGGTCGAGAATTTGCGCATTTCCTTTCCTTCGCGCCAGGGGCCGGTGGAAGTGGTGCGCGGTGTCAGCTTCGAGCTGGGCCGCGAGCGGCTCGGCATTGTCGGCGAGAGCGGGTCGGGCAAGTCCCAGACAGGCCGCGCCATTCTAGGACTGACGCCGGTGACCGGCACTGCGACCGCCGGCAGGCTGGAATTTGACGGCATTGATCTGCGCAACGCCACACCAAAGCAGTGGCGAGGCTTGCGTGGTGCGCGCATGTCGATGGTGATGCAGGATCCGAAATTCTCGCTCAATCCGGTGATGACCATCGGCAAGCAAATCATGGAGGCGGTCAAGCTGCATGGCGGCAAGTCGGAAGCGCGCGACAAGTCCATTGCCATGCTTGAAGCCGTGCAGATCCGTGATCCGGATCGGGTGATGGCGGCCTACCCGCATGAACTCTCCGGCGGCATGGGCCAGCGCGCCATGATCGCCATGATGCTGGTCACCGAACCTGATCTGCTGATCGCTGACGAGCCAACCTCGGCACTCGATGTGACCGTGCAGATCGAGGTGCTGCGTATTCTCGACAATCTCGTCACCGAGCGCGGCATGAGCCTGATTTTCATCAGCCATGATCTAAAGCTGGTTTCGACCTTCTGTGACCGTGTGCTGGTCATGTATGCGGGCCAGGTGGTAGAAGAGCTTGCTGCAAGCAAAATGCATGAGGCGCAGCACCCCTATACAAGAGGCTTGCTCAACTGCTTGCCAAAGATTTCAAGTGATGTCCGTCCGCTGCCAGTGCTGACGCGCGACGATGCATGGCTGGATTGA
- a CDS encoding ABC transporter ATP-binding protein: MAFIDIENLEVTFGNSGQLVHALRGVSFSVDEEESFGIVGESGSGKSTVLRAICGLAPVTGGTIAIDGTPVSTPRDPAFYRRVQMVFQDPYASLHPRHTVDRVLSEPLAIHGFDQREKRVARALDEVGLGSGFRFRYPHQLSGGQRQRVAIARALILEPKIILLDEPTSALDASIQAEVLNLLDRLRDERGLTYVLVSHDLAVVSHMCDRLMVMQQGRVVEHLTRSDLQNHATKQDYTRNLLTASEGFTRDPALQR; this comes from the coding sequence ATGGCGTTCATCGACATTGAAAACCTTGAAGTCACCTTCGGAAACAGCGGCCAATTGGTTCACGCCCTCAGGGGGGTGTCATTTTCGGTCGACGAAGAGGAAAGTTTCGGCATTGTCGGCGAAAGCGGTTCCGGCAAGTCGACGGTGTTGCGCGCGATTTGTGGCCTGGCGCCCGTCACCGGCGGAACCATTGCAATAGATGGAACTCCCGTATCCACACCGCGCGATCCGGCGTTTTATCGCCGCGTCCAGATGGTGTTTCAGGATCCTTACGCCTCGCTGCACCCGCGCCATACTGTGGACAGGGTGTTGTCCGAACCGCTTGCCATTCATGGCTTTGACCAGCGCGAGAAACGTGTCGCGCGGGCACTGGATGAAGTCGGCCTCGGATCGGGTTTCCGCTTCCGCTACCCGCACCAGTTGTCCGGTGGCCAGCGGCAGCGTGTCGCCATCGCACGGGCTTTGATTCTGGAGCCCAAGATCATCCTGCTTGATGAGCCGACCTCGGCATTGGACGCCTCGATCCAGGCTGAAGTGCTCAATCTGCTTGACCGGCTGCGCGACGAGCGCGGCCTGACTTATGTGCTGGTCAGCCATGACCTTGCTGTCGTGTCGCATATGTGCGACCGGCTTATGGTGATGCAGCAGGGCCGGGTGGTCGAGCACCTGACCCGCAGCGACCTTCAGAACCACGCCACAAAACAAGACTACACACGCAACCTGCTGACAGCGAGCGAGGGCTTTACCCGCGACCCCGCTCTTCAGCGCTGA
- a CDS encoding dipeptidase, with protein sequence MANMPFFDGHNDFLLRLLREPERREAMWLEAGQEGHLDLPRMQKAGFAGGFFAIYIPSPHEENAPDYQAMMDAPPYDLPLPDLMNADETQATALQMAAHLMWMERASKGALKICRTSADLRACMADGTIAAIMHMEGAEAIGPDLDALYAFHAMGLRSLGPVWSRPTVFGHGVPFRFPGDPDTGPGLTEAGKQLVKACNELKIMIDLSHLNEKGFDDVARLSDAPLVATHSNAHAVTPSTRNLTDRQLALIRESNGMVGLNYATVFLRDDGRKATDCGWDPVMRHLDHLVDKLGEDHVGFGSDFDGAELPDVIGDVTGVQALIGQMREHQYSEALIEKIASKNWMALLGRTWGH encoded by the coding sequence ATGGCCAATATGCCTTTCTTCGACGGCCACAATGATTTTCTGTTGCGATTGCTGCGCGAGCCCGAGCGCCGCGAAGCCATGTGGCTTGAAGCGGGTCAGGAGGGGCACCTCGACCTGCCGCGGATGCAAAAGGCCGGTTTCGCCGGCGGTTTTTTCGCCATCTACATTCCATCGCCGCATGAGGAAAATGCGCCCGATTACCAGGCGATGATGGACGCGCCGCCCTATGATCTGCCTTTGCCCGATCTGATGAATGCCGATGAAACTCAGGCGACAGCGCTGCAAATGGCAGCGCATCTGATGTGGATGGAACGGGCATCGAAAGGCGCGCTGAAGATCTGCCGCACCAGTGCCGATCTGCGCGCCTGTATGGCCGACGGCACCATCGCCGCGATCATGCACATGGAAGGTGCCGAAGCGATCGGGCCGGATCTCGACGCGCTCTACGCCTTTCACGCCATGGGGCTGCGCTCGCTCGGCCCGGTATGGAGCCGCCCGACGGTGTTCGGCCACGGCGTGCCGTTCCGCTTTCCCGGCGACCCCGACACAGGACCGGGCCTGACCGAAGCCGGCAAGCAACTGGTCAAGGCCTGCAACGAGCTCAAGATCATGATCGACCTGTCGCATCTCAACGAGAAGGGCTTTGACGATGTCGCCCGGCTCTCGGATGCGCCGCTGGTCGCCACCCATTCCAATGCCCACGCGGTCACGCCTTCAACCCGCAACCTCACCGATCGGCAGCTTGCCCTGATCCGTGAGAGCAACGGCATGGTCGGCCTCAACTACGCCACCGTGTTCCTGCGCGACGACGGCCGCAAGGCAACCGATTGCGGCTGGGACCCGGTCATGCGCCACCTCGATCATCTGGTCGACAAGTTGGGCGAGGACCACGTCGGCTTCGGTTCCGATTTCGACGGCGCCGAACTGCCTGATGTGATTGGAGATGTCACGGGCGTGCAGGCGTTGATCGGTCAGATGCGCGAGCATCAATATAGCGAAGCGCTGATCGAAAAGATCGCCAGCAAGAACTGGATGGCGTTGCTGGGGAGGACGTGGGGTCACTGA
- the scpA gene encoding methylmalonyl-CoA mutase: MSKTTRDWLDLATKDLKGKPIESLNTATPEGITLKPLYTAEDLPERAASELPGFAPFTRGVRATMYTGQPWTIRQYAGFSTAEDSNAFYRKNLAAGQKGLSVAFDLATHRGYDSDHPRVTGDVGKAGVAIDSVEDMKILFDGIPLGEMSVSMTMNGAIIPVLAMFIVAGEEQGVERAALTGTVQNDILKEFMVRNTYIYSPEPSMRIVADIIEFTSKEMPKFNSISISGYHMQEAGATLAQELAYTLADGMEYVRAAQTKGLDVDAFAGRLSFFFCIGMNVFMEAAKLRAARAMWSKIMTDFGAKSERSKMLRTHCQTSGVSLTEQDPYNNVVRTAFEAMAAVLGGTQSLHTNSFDEAIALPTEFSARIARNTQLILAHETGITNVVDPLGGSYYVEKLTADLAEKAWELIAEVESLGGMTKAVEQGLPKMRIEEAAARRQARIDRGEDVIVGVNRFRLADEPQVDILNIDTDKVRAGQVARLNKMRANRDPKAQEAAIAALEQVAKSGKGNLLSAAVDAARARASLGEISDAMERGFGGRHHAVTKVIGGVYEDVYHDDPEYQAIRSRIADYAADKGRAPHVLVAKMGQDGHDRGAKVIATAFADMGFKVDLTDMFETPAEVTDKAIALGVDVVGVSSLAAGHKSLVPELINRLKDKDRADIQVVVGGVIPEQDYGFLREAGVAEIFGPGSNVLDAANAVLARISGVRRNV; this comes from the coding sequence ATGAGCAAGACCACCCGCGACTGGCTCGATCTCGCCACCAAGGATCTCAAGGGCAAGCCGATTGAAAGCCTGAACACCGCAACGCCGGAAGGCATCACGCTGAAGCCGCTCTATACAGCTGAAGACCTGCCCGAAAGAGCAGCGTCGGAGCTGCCGGGCTTCGCGCCGTTCACCCGCGGCGTGCGCGCCACGATGTATACCGGCCAACCCTGGACCATCCGGCAATATGCCGGGTTTTCGACGGCGGAGGACTCCAACGCGTTCTACCGCAAAAACCTCGCCGCCGGGCAAAAGGGCCTGTCGGTGGCGTTCGATCTCGCCACCCACCGGGGCTATGATTCCGATCATCCGCGGGTGACCGGCGATGTCGGCAAGGCCGGCGTGGCGATCGACTCGGTCGAGGACATGAAGATCCTGTTCGATGGAATTCCGCTGGGCGAAATGAGCGTGTCGATGACCATGAACGGGGCGATCATTCCCGTGCTGGCAATGTTCATCGTTGCAGGCGAGGAACAGGGCGTCGAGCGCGCGGCACTCACAGGCACGGTGCAGAACGACATCCTCAAGGAGTTCATGGTCCGCAACACCTATATCTATTCGCCCGAACCCTCGATGCGGATTGTCGCCGACATCATCGAGTTCACGTCGAAGGAAATGCCGAAGTTCAACTCGATCTCGATTTCCGGCTACCACATGCAGGAAGCCGGCGCGACGCTGGCGCAGGAGCTGGCCTACACGCTGGCCGACGGCATGGAATATGTCCGCGCCGCCCAGACCAAGGGGCTCGATGTCGACGCCTTTGCCGGACGGCTGTCGTTCTTCTTCTGCATCGGCATGAATGTGTTCATGGAAGCGGCGAAACTGCGCGCGGCCCGCGCCATGTGGTCAAAGATCATGACCGATTTCGGTGCCAAGTCCGAGCGTTCGAAGATGCTGCGCACCCATTGCCAGACATCGGGCGTGTCGCTGACCGAGCAGGATCCTTACAACAATGTGGTCCGCACCGCCTTTGAAGCCATGGCCGCGGTGCTGGGCGGCACCCAGTCGCTGCACACCAATTCATTCGATGAGGCGATCGCGCTGCCGACGGAATTCTCCGCCCGCATCGCCCGCAACACCCAGCTCATTCTGGCGCATGAGACCGGCATCACCAATGTCGTCGATCCGCTCGGTGGCTCCTATTATGTCGAGAAGCTGACGGCTGATCTGGCCGAAAAAGCCTGGGAGCTGATCGCCGAGGTCGAGTCGCTCGGCGGCATGACCAAGGCGGTCGAGCAGGGCCTGCCGAAGATGCGCATCGAGGAAGCCGCTGCCCGGCGGCAGGCGCGGATCGACCGTGGCGAGGACGTGATCGTCGGGGTCAACCGCTTCCGGCTTGCCGACGAGCCCCAGGTCGACATTCTCAATATCGACACCGACAAGGTGCGCGCCGGTCAGGTGGCGCGGCTCAACAAGATGCGCGCCAACCGCGACCCGAAGGCGCAGGAAGCGGCAATTGCAGCGCTGGAGCAGGTGGCGAAGTCAGGCAAGGGCAACCTGTTGTCCGCCGCCGTCGACGCGGCACGGGCGCGGGCCTCGCTGGGTGAGATTTCCGACGCAATGGAGCGTGGCTTCGGTGGCCGTCACCACGCGGTGACCAAGGTGATTGGCGGTGTCTATGAGGACGTCTATCACGACGATCCGGAATACCAGGCAATCCGCTCGCGCATCGCCGACTATGCGGCGGACAAGGGCCGCGCACCGCACGTGCTTGTGGCCAAGATGGGCCAGGACGGCCACGACCGCGGCGCCAAGGTGATCGCCACGGCGTTTGCCGACATGGGCTTCAAGGTGGATCTCACCGACATGTTCGAAACACCGGCGGAAGTCACCGACAAGGCCATCGCGCTAGGCGTTGACGTGGTCGGCGTCTCATCACTCGCGGCTGGTCACAAATCGCTGGTGCCCGAGCTTATCAACCGACTGAAAGACAAGGACCGTGCTGACATCCAGGTCGTCGTCGGCGGCGTCATCCCGGAACAGGATTACGGGTTCCTGCGCGAAGCCGGCGTGGCCGAAATTTTTGGTCCCGGCTCGAACGTGCTCGATGCCGCGAATGCCGTGCTGGCACGGATTTCGGGCGTGAGACGGAACGTGTGA
- a CDS encoding ABC transporter permease → MTATPPPTGLSEWLLTEQPGSRNQARLGQIWRTWLAFTRNRLGMVGLGIVLLLILVAIFANVIAPYDPVLGGDLRTARLLPPSMDHWMGTDDLARDIFSRVVHGARLTLMVVALVAIIATPIGLLVGTTSGYFGGWLDVVLMRITDIFLAFPRLILALAFVAALGPGIENAIIAIAITSWPPYARLARAETLTIRNAEHIDAIRLQGASSARIIWGHVTPLCLSSVIIRVTLDMAGIILTAAGLGFLGLGAQPPQPEWGAMIAGGRRFIIDYWWVATMPGAAIFLVSLGFNLLGDGLRDVLDPKAVK, encoded by the coding sequence ATGACAGCCACCCCACCGCCCACGGGGCTCTCCGAGTGGCTGCTGACCGAACAACCCGGTTCCCGCAATCAGGCGCGTCTGGGACAGATATGGCGAACCTGGCTGGCCTTCACCAGGAACCGGCTCGGCATGGTTGGTCTGGGCATCGTCCTGCTGCTGATACTTGTCGCCATCTTCGCCAATGTGATCGCGCCTTATGATCCTGTGCTTGGCGGTGATTTGCGAACAGCGCGGCTGCTGCCCCCTTCGATGGACCATTGGATGGGCACCGATGACCTCGCCCGCGACATCTTCAGCCGGGTTGTTCATGGCGCGCGGTTGACGCTCATGGTGGTGGCGCTGGTGGCGATCATCGCGACACCGATCGGGTTGCTGGTCGGCACCACGTCCGGTTATTTCGGTGGCTGGCTCGATGTCGTGCTGATGCGGATCACCGACATTTTCCTGGCTTTTCCCAGATTGATCCTGGCGCTGGCCTTTGTCGCTGCCCTTGGGCCGGGGATCGAGAACGCCATCATTGCCATCGCCATCACCTCATGGCCGCCCTATGCCCGGCTGGCCCGCGCCGAAACGCTGACCATTCGCAACGCCGAACATATTGACGCGATCCGCCTGCAGGGCGCCTCGTCCGCGCGCATCATATGGGGGCATGTCACACCGCTCTGCCTGTCATCGGTGATCATCCGGGTGACGCTCGACATGGCCGGCATTATCCTCACGGCCGCCGGGCTGGGTTTCCTCGGTTTGGGCGCGCAGCCGCCGCAACCTGAATGGGGTGCCATGATTGCCGGCGGACGCCGCTTCATCATTGATTACTGGTGGGTCGCCACCATGCCCGGCGCTGCAATTTTTCTGGTCTCGCTTGGCTTCAACCTGCTTGGCGATGGTCTGCGTGACGTGCTCGATCCGAAGGCGGTGAAATGA
- a CDS encoding ABC transporter permease, producing the protein MFGKALRLSATVAVTIFGLLIVTFLIGRVVPVDPVLSVVGDRASQSTYDKMFVELGLDRPLYVQFGLYVEKAVTGDFGESLLTKKPIIDDLIRVFPATLELATVGIVIGTMFGIPIGVWAAVRQGKLVDQVVRILGLVGYSAPIFWLGLLGLLLFYAKWGLVAGPGRIDISYEYAFTPKTGLFLIDTAMQGQWGAFRNVVSHLALPAALLGYFSMAYIARMTRSFMLNELAQEYVVTARVKGVAEWRIIWVHALRNAAVPLVTVIALSYAGLLEGSVLTETVFAWPGLGQYLTNSLQNADMNAVLGGTLLIGIIFVGLNLLSDFLYTLLDPRVRRRS; encoded by the coding sequence CTGTTCGGCAAGGCCTTGCGGCTGAGTGCAACTGTTGCCGTCACCATATTCGGGTTGCTGATCGTCACCTTCCTGATCGGCCGGGTCGTCCCGGTGGATCCGGTTCTGTCCGTTGTTGGCGACCGTGCATCGCAATCCACCTATGACAAGATGTTTGTAGAACTGGGGCTTGACCGTCCGCTCTATGTGCAATTTGGACTCTATGTCGAAAAGGCAGTCACCGGTGATTTTGGCGAGAGCCTGCTGACCAAGAAACCCATCATCGACGACCTCATTCGGGTATTTCCCGCCACACTGGAACTTGCCACCGTCGGAATTGTCATCGGAACCATGTTCGGCATCCCGATAGGGGTCTGGGCCGCTGTCCGGCAAGGCAAGCTGGTCGACCAGGTGGTCCGGATACTCGGCCTAGTCGGTTACTCCGCGCCGATCTTCTGGCTCGGCCTGCTTGGGCTTTTGCTGTTTTATGCCAAATGGGGCCTCGTCGCCGGCCCCGGCCGCATCGACATTTCCTACGAATATGCATTCACGCCGAAAACCGGGCTGTTTCTCATCGATACCGCGATGCAGGGGCAGTGGGGCGCATTTCGCAACGTAGTGTCCCACTTAGCCTTGCCTGCGGCGTTGCTGGGTTATTTTTCCATGGCCTACATCGCACGCATGACCCGCAGCTTCATGCTCAATGAGCTGGCGCAGGAATATGTCGTCACCGCGCGGGTCAAGGGCGTGGCCGAATGGCGCATCATCTGGGTGCATGCGCTCCGGAATGCTGCCGTTCCACTGGTCACGGTGATCGCGCTGTCCTATGCGGGGCTGCTCGAAGGTTCGGTGCTGACCGAAACTGTTTTTGCCTGGCCCGGCCTCGGGCAATACCTGACCAATTCGCTGCAAAACGCCGACATGAACGCCGTGCTCGGCGGAACTCTGCTGATCGGCATCATCTTTGTCGGCCTCAACCTGTTGTCCGATTTTCTCTACACCTTGCTCGATCCACGGGTCAGGAGGCGCTCATGA
- a CDS encoding DUF559 domain-containing protein — translation MSKNIDRLRGFARDMRRAPTEAEQRLWGALRNRRLDKLKFRRQVPIGSYIADFVCMEAKLIVELDGSQHAESARDVTRDSKLEEYGFRVLRFWNDDVMRDLDSTCATILAFARDVSLRQDWR, via the coding sequence ATGAGCAAGAACATCGACCGGCTGCGCGGTTTCGCGCGCGATATGCGCAGAGCTCCGACAGAAGCGGAACAGCGGCTGTGGGGCGCCTTGCGCAACCGTCGGCTCGACAAGCTGAAGTTCCGGCGGCAGGTGCCGATTGGGTCCTATATTGCCGACTTCGTCTGCATGGAAGCGAAACTGATCGTCGAGCTGGATGGCAGTCAGCATGCGGAAAGCGCGCGGGACGTGACCCGTGATTCAAAGCTTGAAGAGTACGGCTTCCGGGTGCTGCGGTTCTGGAATGACGACGTCATGCGCGATCTCGACAGCACCTGCGCGACGATCCTGGCCTTTGCCCGGGATGTGTCGCTCAGGCAGGACTGGCGGTAG
- a CDS encoding ABC transporter substrate-binding protein, translating into MKHVQKFVAVALMCTVAAFSPVTVQAETPADTLIQAWAIDDIITLDPAEVFEFSASEILGNSYQGLVGYNVKDVSEIFGVIAEKWDVSEDGKTFTFTIRPDMKFASGNPITAEDAVYTLQRVIKLDKSPAFILTQFGFNADNVDAMIRKTGDMTFEFEMDKPYAPTLVLYCLTATVGFIVDKEVVTSHEVDGDFGYDWLKTNYAGSGAFTIRDWRANEAVVLERNDNYSGKAPPMARAIYRHIPETATQRLLLEQGDIDIARNVSAEEITAMSTNADIVIESGVKGSIYYLGLNQKNENLAKPEVRQAMKYLIDYATISDTIMKGKVIPHQAFLPRGFLGALEDTPFSLNVEKAKELLAEAGLPDGFTVTMDTRNTNEITAMGQTIQQTMALAGIKMELIPGDGQQTLTKYRARNHDIYIGRWGPDYQDPHTNADTFARNPDNSDDAASKPLAWRNAWDIPEMTLKADAAILEGDAKKRAQMYVDLQTEHQQTSPFVIMFQEIEVLARRKNVEGFIVGPSFNDNSFKAVTK; encoded by the coding sequence GTGAAACACGTTCAAAAATTCGTGGCTGTGGCGCTTATGTGCACAGTAGCTGCCTTCTCACCGGTCACGGTGCAAGCCGAAACACCGGCTGACACACTCATTCAAGCTTGGGCGATTGACGACATCATTACGCTTGATCCGGCTGAAGTCTTCGAATTCAGCGCGTCGGAAATCCTCGGCAACTCCTACCAGGGGCTGGTCGGCTACAACGTCAAGGACGTGTCCGAAATTTTCGGTGTTATTGCCGAGAAATGGGATGTCTCCGAAGACGGCAAAACCTTCACATTCACCATCCGTCCGGACATGAAGTTTGCCTCCGGCAATCCGATCACCGCTGAAGATGCGGTCTACACGCTGCAGCGAGTCATCAAGCTCGACAAATCGCCGGCATTCATTCTCACGCAGTTCGGCTTCAACGCCGACAATGTCGACGCCATGATCCGCAAGACCGGCGACATGACCTTCGAATTCGAGATGGACAAGCCCTATGCGCCGACGCTGGTGCTCTATTGCCTGACCGCAACGGTGGGCTTCATCGTTGACAAGGAAGTGGTGACGAGCCACGAAGTTGACGGCGATTTCGGTTACGACTGGCTCAAGACCAATTATGCCGGTTCCGGCGCCTTCACCATTCGCGATTGGCGCGCCAACGAAGCTGTTGTGCTTGAACGCAACGACAATTACTCTGGCAAAGCTCCGCCAATGGCCCGCGCCATCTACCGCCATATTCCTGAAACCGCGACCCAGCGGCTGCTGCTCGAGCAGGGTGATATCGATATAGCCCGCAATGTCAGCGCCGAGGAAATCACTGCAATGTCGACCAATGCCGACATTGTCATCGAGAGCGGTGTGAAGGGCTCGATCTACTATCTCGGCCTCAACCAGAAAAACGAAAACCTGGCCAAGCCTGAGGTTCGTCAGGCGATGAAATACCTGATCGACTATGCGACAATCTCTGACACCATCATGAAGGGCAAGGTCATCCCGCATCAGGCCTTCCTGCCGCGCGGCTTCCTCGGTGCTCTGGAAGACACTCCGTTCTCGCTCAATGTTGAAAAGGCCAAGGAATTGTTGGCTGAAGCGGGGCTGCCGGACGGCTTCACCGTCACCATGGACACCCGCAACACCAATGAAATCACCGCTATGGGTCAGACTATCCAGCAGACCATGGCGTTGGCCGGCATCAAGATGGAGCTGATCCCGGGCGATGGACAGCAGACGCTGACCAAATACCGCGCCCGCAACCACGACATCTATATCGGTCGTTGGGGGCCAGACTATCAGGATCCGCACACCAATGCCGATACCTTTGCCCGCAACCCGGACAACTCCGACGATGCCGCTTCCAAGCCCCTGGCCTGGCGCAATGCCTGGGACATCCCGGAAATGACCCTGAAGGCTGACGCAGCGATTCTCGAAGGCGACGCCAAGAAGCGCGCTCAGATGTATGTCGATCTCCAGACTGAACATCAGCAGACTTCACCGTTTGTCATCATGTTCCAGGAGATTGAAGTTCTGGCCCGCCGCAAGAACGTCGAGGGCTTCATCGTTGGCCCGTCGTTCAACGACAACTCGTTCAAGGCGGTGACCAAGTAA
- a CDS encoding putative sulfate exporter family transporter, whose protein sequence is MTSLSDLQARARILFPGLLLAITIAVAARFLSDHYAAPVMLFALLIGMAFNFMADQERTSEGVVFASKSLLRLGIVLLGARITLGDITGIGTSGLVTVAGLMALTIGFGFICAKLFSRGWRFAILTGGAVAICGASAALALAAVIPVNDKTERNVLFTVVAVTTLSTIAMIIYPVLFGLAGLSDAQSGFLIGATVHDVAQVVGAGYSISTEAGDMATIVKLLRVTLLPVVLIIVALSTMQRGSGFSQVRLPLFVIGFGAVTLANSTGLIPAVVAAAAVNGSSWLLVVAISALGVRTNMKAMLDLGWRHVAIIVLETIFLLGLAWAAISTGVAGV, encoded by the coding sequence ATGACCTCCTTGTCTGATTTACAGGCGCGTGCCCGCATCCTGTTTCCCGGTCTGCTGCTGGCAATCACCATAGCCGTGGCGGCGCGGTTCCTGTCCGATCATTACGCAGCACCGGTCATGCTGTTTGCGCTTCTGATCGGCATGGCATTCAATTTCATGGCCGACCAGGAGCGGACTTCCGAAGGCGTGGTGTTTGCCTCGAAGTCACTTCTGCGGTTAGGGATCGTCTTGCTCGGCGCGCGCATCACCCTGGGCGATATCACAGGTATCGGAACCTCCGGATTGGTCACGGTTGCGGGACTGATGGCTCTGACCATCGGTTTTGGTTTCATTTGCGCAAAGCTGTTTTCGCGCGGCTGGCGGTTTGCGATCCTCACCGGTGGCGCGGTGGCAATCTGCGGGGCTTCAGCGGCGCTGGCATTGGCGGCGGTGATTCCAGTCAACGACAAGACCGAGCGCAATGTGCTTTTTACGGTCGTCGCAGTCACCACTCTGTCGACCATTGCCATGATCATCTATCCGGTGCTTTTCGGTCTCGCCGGGCTGAGCGATGCACAAAGCGGCTTTCTGATTGGCGCAACGGTGCATGATGTGGCGCAAGTGGTGGGCGCGGGCTATTCGATTTCGACCGAAGCCGGCGATATGGCGACAATCGTCAAATTGCTGCGCGTCACCTTGCTGCCTGTGGTGCTGATCATTGTGGCGCTTTCCACCATGCAACGCGGCAGCGGATTTTCTCAGGTGCGCCTGCCGCTTTTCGTGATAGGCTTTGGTGCCGTAACCCTCGCCAACAGCACGGGACTCATTCCAGCAGTCGTCGCTGCAGCAGCCGTCAACGGCTCTTCCTGGTTGCTGGTGGTGGCGATTTCGGCACTTGGCGTACGCACCAACATGAAGGCCATGCTTGATCTCGGTTGGCGGCATGTCGCCATTATCGTCTTGGAAACAATTTTCCTGCTGGGGCTTGCCTGGGCCGCAATTTCGACTGGAGTTGCAGGCGTCTAG